The following DNA comes from Paraburkholderia phytofirmans PsJN.
GCGTGAGCGCCATGTCGATGTTCATCGGCATCGAACGCATGAATTTAACGTCGCCGCCTTGCACCAGCATGCCGCGGGCGGGCATCGTCGCGGGCCAGACGATGTTCGGCACGCTCCGGTCGTCGAGCGTGAAGCGCACGCCCGCAGCGCTAGTTTCAATCTGCGTGATGGTCATATGCAACGCGGGCGGCGGCGTCAATTTGGCCACTTGCATCACGACGTCGTCGCCCTCAAGGCGCGCGATCGGCGTGTCCACTTTCAGCAGGTCGGCCATCTTCACGTGCGCGGCCTGCATCAGCTTGTCCGCGCCGACGCCGGCCACTTCGACGTGATCGGCGTGAAAGACGAGTTCGTCGGGGTTGCGCATCGACAGCGATCCGCTCAGCACGATCGGCACCCAGGTATCACGATGCATTTCGCCGGTAATGCGCAGATTGCCGCCGTCCTGCGGCATGACACGCATGTTGCGCAAAGGCGAGCCCTGATACTGGAACAGATAACGGTTGAAGATCGCCGTGAGCTTCGCGGTGTCGAGCGTCACATGGCCGCGGTGGACGTTGATCGTCACGCTGGTCGGATCGTCGAATACGATCGGCTGGCCGGGACGCGCCGGGCTCAGCGTCGCCGCCATGTCGTGAATCATGAAGCCGATGTCGCCGGTCACGCGAAAGTCGACATCGCGCGCGAACATCAGCGAGCCGTCGATGCCGGAATCGCGCAGCGTCAGCGGACGGCTGCGTTTTTCAGTCATTCCGCTCGCCGATGGCACGCGCGCAGCGATGCTTTGCTCCACGGCGAGTTGTTTCGCCTTGGCGAGTTCGAGGGCGGGTCGCGTCGACGAAGCGGGTCGAGCGGCGAGCGCAGTGTCCGGCGATGTCGTGACATTCGCGCGGACGCCGGTGGTGCTGGCTTCGTTGCTTGATGCACTGGTTGTCGCGTTCGCGGAATTTGACGGCGCAGACGCCGTATCGCTGGTTGTCGAGCTCGCGTCGGCGCAGGCGGACATCAGCAGCGCGGCTGTCATCAACGTGGCGCCCGCGCAGATCGGCGTGTACCACCAGGCGTAGTTCGACCTCAGACCTTGCAGCGAGTGCGTCGATGTCCGCGGATCATTCGCCGACGCCACATGCAATGCGCGTCTCTGTCTCATGATGTCTCCTCCTGAAGCCGTGACGCGTTCTTCGCGCGCCGGGCACGACATGGTTCGTCGCGCATACCGCGGCTTTAAACAGCAAGCCGCCGTCACGCGTCTTTACCCGATTGTCTTTATTTGTCAGCGCGCTGCCGACAAGATTTCTGGAGGACGCTCACCAAACGATCAAGCGTTTGAATCGCAGCGGCGGGCGAGCGGAGAGCCGCGTGCACGGGGCGTGAGCGACGCGTGGACAAATCGGATTCAAACGGCACGAATGGCGCGATTCGAGCGGTCTGCGCGGACCCGGCGACTCATTCGACGCAAGAAGCATTCGGCAAGGACAGCACAACGGCCACCCATCACCGCGCGGCGCCGCAATAAAACGCCGCTAGCGGACGTCGATCGATCAACCGACGCCGAGCCATTCCCGCATCACGTCCGCCCGCTGCACGAACGACGCGAGCGCGCCGTCGAACACGATTTCGCCGTGCCCCATCACCGCGACGCGGCTGGCGATGTCCTGCGCAATCACGAGACGCTGCTCGATCAGCAGCATCGCCACGCCGCGATCGCGCAAAGTCCGCAAGCACTGCGCGACCTGCTCCATCACGAGACTCGCGAGACCCTCACCGGGTTCGTCGATAACGAGCAGATCGGGATCGCCAAGGAGCGCGCGAGCGAGTGTCAGCATCTGCTGCTCGCCGCCCGAGAGCGCGCCCGCGCGCGTGCGCTTTCGTTCGCGCAGTATGGGGAAAAGCGCGTAGGCATCGTCGAAGGTGAAGCGCGGCGCGCAGCCGCGATCCCGTGGCGCGACGCCGAGTTGCAGATTCTCGTGCACGCTCAGCGCCGGAAATACGTCGCGATGTTCGGGCACATAGCCGAGTCCGAGACGCGCGATCTCGAAGGTGCGCAGACCGCCGAGCGGTCGGCCCGCGAAACGCAACTCGCCTTCGCTGCGCACGAGGCCCATGATCGCGCGCGCGAGCGTCGAGCGGCCCGAGCCGTTACGGCCGACCAGCGCCAGCACTTCGCCCGCTTCGATGCTGAGCGTGACGCCGTGCAGCGCCTGGCTCGCGCCGTACCACGCGTTCAGCGCGCGAATCTCCAGCAAGGCGCTCATGTGCCGAATCCTTCGCCGAGATAGGCGGCGCGCACTGTCTCGTCCGCGCGGATCGCCGCCGGCGTGCCGCTCGCGATGATGCGTCCTTGCACGAGCACCGAAATGCGATCGGCGATCGCGAAGACCGCGTCCATGTCGTGCTCGACCATCAACAGCGTGCGGCCCGCCGTGGTCTCGCGAATCAGTTCGATGGTGCGCGCCGCTTCCGCGCGATTCATGCCGGCCGTCGGCTCGTCGAGCAGCAAGGTATGCGCGCCGCCCGCGAGCGCGATGCCGAGATCGAGCGCGCGCTGCTCGGCATAGCTGAGCGTGCCGGCCTGAACGTGGCGGCGCTCGGTCAGGCCCACCGCGTCGAGCACTTGTGCGGCGCGCGCGTCGACCGTTGGCGAGCCGCTGAAACGCTGCCACCAGCGCGTGCGGTCACGCTCAGCCAGCATCGCCGCGCAGCGCAGGTTGTCGAACACGCTGAGGCGCGTGAACACGCTGGTGCTCTGGAAGCTGCGCGCAAGTCCGCGACGCGTGATCGCGGCCGGCGCGAGCCGCGTGATCTCGGCGCCGAACAGATCGATGCGCCCCGCGTTCGGCCGCGCGCCGCCGGCGATCAGATTGAAGAGCGTCGACTTGCCCGCGCCGTTCGGACCGATCAGCGCGTGACGCTCGCCCGGTTGGATCGCGAGATCGACGCCGCGCAGAATCCGCGTCGAGCCGAAGCGTTTTTCGATGCCGTAGAGCGCGAGCGCGGGGATCATCGCGAGGCTCCGGTGGTGGGGGTGACGCTTGAATGCGTAGTTGCGAGATGCGCTCGCGCGCGAATTGCCGGCAGCGGGATCGTCAAGGCACCGGCGGTGCGCGTGGCGCTTGAGCGCGTGGTGGCGAGATGCGCTTGCCTGAGAATTGCGAGCGCGGAGATCATCGCGAAGCTCCGGCGGTGGGGGTGACGTTTGAGCGTAATGCTGCGAACAACGCTTGCGCGCGCCTCGCGTAATGAGCGGCCAGTCCTCCCAACGCGGCCAGCACAAAGACCGTGGCGCCGAAGTAAACCGGCGACGCGATGATCCACGACGGCACGCCAGGCACACTGAATACCGCGCCGTCGCCCGCATCGAATTGCGCGGCGTAGGCCCATTGCACGGCGAGCACGGCGGCCACGCTCCACAGCAATGCGGCAACCGCGCCCCACCCATACGCAGCCCCGCACCGGCTCCAACCGTGCGCGGCCACCCGCGCCATAAAACGCCGCGCGAAGCCCGCCAATCCATCCGGCGACATCATCACGATCACGATAAAGAACAGCCCCAGATAAAACAGCCAGGCGCGCGTGACGCTCGCCACCGCGACGCTGAAAAACGTCAGAACGACCGCACCCGCGACCGGCCCGAAAAACGCCGCCGTGCCGCCGATCACCGTGGCGATCAACACCGCGCCCGAGCGCATCATGCCGACGCTTTCCGTCGACACCAACTCCACATTGATCAGCGCCAACGTCCCCGCGATACCCGCGAAAAACGCCGACATCACCACGACGCCGTAGCGAACGCGGCGCGGGCAGCAGCCGATCGCCGCAGCCCGCACGGGGTTGTCGCGCACCGCATTGGCAAGCCGCATGAAAGGCGTGCGCGAAAGCGCGAACATCATCGCGCACGCGAGCAGGCACCACACCGCGATGAGCGCATAAGCCTCGCGCGCCGGGCCGAAGCTCCAGCTTCCCAGCGGCACGCCGCTCGCGCGA
Coding sequences within:
- a CDS encoding ABC transporter ATP-binding protein — translated: MSALLEIRALNAWYGASQALHGVTLSIEAGEVLALVGRNGSGRSTLARAIMGLVRSEGELRFAGRPLGGLRTFEIARLGLGYVPEHRDVFPALSVHENLQLGVAPRDRGCAPRFTFDDAYALFPILRERKRTRAGALSGGEQQMLTLARALLGDPDLLVIDEPGEGLASLVMEQVAQCLRTLRDRGVAMLLIEQRLVIAQDIASRVAVMGHGEIVFDGALASFVQRADVMREWLGVG
- a CDS encoding ABC transporter ATP-binding protein — its product is MIPALALYGIEKRFGSTRILRGVDLAIQPGERHALIGPNGAGKSTLFNLIAGGARPNAGRIDLFGAEITRLAPAAITRRGLARSFQSTSVFTRLSVFDNLRCAAMLAERDRTRWWQRFSGSPTVDARAAQVLDAVGLTERRHVQAGTLSYAEQRALDLGIALAGGAHTLLLDEPTAGMNRAEAARTIELIRETTAGRTLLMVEHDMDAVFAIADRISVLVQGRIIASGTPAAIRADETVRAAYLGEGFGT
- a CDS encoding branched-chain amino acid ABC transporter permease, which codes for MREAGGSSAKSKAEPHARWRVLAPWLALILFLAVPPFVWPQSWLLAYLAQTATMIVFALSYNLLLGETGLLSFGHAAYSGLGALMAAQVFNRIGVPLALLPLVGGIGGALCGVLFGFISTRRAGTAFAMITLGLGELVAAAAWTLPDWFGGEAGVAIDRASGVPLGSWSFGPAREAYALIAVWCLLACAMMFALSRTPFMRLANAVRDNPVRAAAIGCCPRRVRYGVVVMSAFFAGIAGTLALINVELVSTESVGMMRSGAVLIATVIGGTAAFFGPVAGAVVLTFFSVAVASVTRAWLFYLGLFFIVIVMMSPDGLAGFARRFMARVAAHGWSRCGAAYGWGAVAALLWSVAAVLAVQWAYAAQFDAGDGAVFSVPGVPSWIIASPVYFGATVFVLAALGGLAAHYARRAQALFAALRSNVTPTAGASR